Within Paenibacillus sabinae T27, the genomic segment TCAAGTTCCTCGACCGCACCTTCAACATCAACCGCGAGTACGCGCTGGAAATGTTCCGGTTCCTGATTGACAACCACGGCGGCTGCGTCTTCCAGTTTGAGATTACCGCTGACATTATGCGCCCCGAGGTGCTGGATTTTCTGGCGAACCATGCGCCCCCCGGCATTTTCCGCTTCGAAATCGGCGTGCAGTCCACAAATGACGAGACGAACGAGCTGGTCAAGCGGCGCCAGAACTTTGCCAAGCTGTCCCGCACGGTATTGAAAATCAAGGAGAGCGGCAATATCGACCAGCATCTCGATCTGATCGCGGGGCTGCCGATGGAGGATTATGCGACATTCCGCAAAACGTTCAACGACGTGTTCGCTATGGAGCCGGAGGAGCTTCAGCTCGGATTTCTCAAAATGCTGCGAGGCACCGGACTGCGCGCCCAGGCTGCCAAGTATGACTATGTCTACATGGAGCATGCGCCGTATGAAATTTTGAGCAGCCATGTGATGCCGTTCTCGGACATCGTGCGGTTGAAGCGGCTGGAGGATGTGCTGGAAAAATACTGGAACAGCCACCGGATCGACCATACCGTCAAGTATTTATTCCGCCATATTTTTGCGTCTCCGTTCGATTTCTTTCAGGAGTTCGGCGATTACTGGGAAGCGCGGGGCTGGCAAAAGATCGGGCATCAGCTGGAGGATCTGTTCACCCGGCTGAACGAATTTCTGCTGGAGCGCGGCACGCCGGAGATGGAGGTCATCACGGGCCTCATGAAGCTCGATTATTTCCTTGGCCACAAGTACAAGCCGCGCAAGGTGTGGTGGGAGCCGGTCCTTGGCAAAAACGAATGGGGACGCTATCTCCGAGAGATCGCCGAGCGGCCTCAGCTTCTTGACGACCCTTGGACCTTGGCTGCGGTGTCCGGCGAAACGGCAGAGAATTTGGCTGCAGGAGCTCCGGCGGGGGAAATGCCGACGGCGGGAATCAACGAGCGGGAGCTGCAAAAATACGCGGCGCTGGAGATTTTGCCGTTCTCGCTGACACGGGTGCTGTCTTCCAGCAGCGGACTGCGGGCGGGAGCAAGCGGCGCCGAAGGTACCGGCTCACCGGACACTGGAACGCCTCCGCAGGACGGCGAAAGTACCTTGCTGCTTGTGCTGTACCAGCAGGATGAGAGCCAGAAGCCGAGAGTATATGATCTGCCCGTTCAGCGGGTTCTCCAGTAGGCGGAGGGGGCGGCTTAAGAGCACTTTCCATTCACTTGCAAAGCCAAGTTAAGGGAACAAAAGGAGGCTTCATGCCGATGAGCGGTTCGGTTCGACTGGCCGAGTATGAAGATAAATTCAAGGAAAGCCTGCTTGCGTTCTTCCTTCCGAAGGAGCAGGAGGAGTTCACGGGAATGCCCGCTGATACGCTGGAACCCGCCCTGCGGGACGTTAACCGGCATCCAACAGTTATTCTGGACGGAGATACGGCCGTGGGATTCTTTGTGCTGCATGGCTGGGACGGAATTGCCGATGTTTACAGGGGCGGTTCCCGGGCGATGCTGTTTCGCGCATTCCTCATTGATTACGCCAGCCAGGGGAAAGGCTACGCGACGGCGGCGCTCAGACTGCTGCCTTCGTTCGTCAGCACCGTGTACCCTGGTACGGATGAAGTCGTGCTGAGCGTAAATGAAGAGAATAGCTCGGCGCTTCGGCTTTACATGACAGCGGGTTTTCAGGACAACGGTCTGCGGCGGATGGGCCCCAAAGGGCCGCAAAAAATATTGCAATACCCGTTGGTAGGCGCAGATAACGTTGTCCATGCCCGCAGATCTCACGGGGAGGAATAGCTTAGCGATGATCGAAACGCAGGAGCTTCGGGACCGGCTGACCGGCATTTTTGAAGAGAGCGGTTGGTTGGGGGAGTTGTTCGAACGGGCGGGAAGCCTTGCTCCGCATCATCCGTACTATATCGGAGCGGGGTGCCTGGTGCAGACGGTCTGGAACGAGCTTACGGGCAGACCGCCGCTGTACGGAATCTCGGATATTGATATCGTCTATTTTGATAGCACGGACCTAAGCTATGAAGCGGAGAACAAGGTGGTAGAGCGGGGGAAACGTCTTTTCGCTAAGCTTCCTTTTCCTGTCGATATCAAGAATCAGGCCCGCGTTCACCTGTGGTATCCCGAAAGGTTCGGCGTTGGCCTTACGCCTTACGTTTCTCTTGAGGCGGCGATCGATAGCTGGCCTACGACGGCCACTTCGCTAGGCGTTCGTAAGGAGGCGGACGGTATCTGGCGGATTTACGCGCCTTTCGGCCTGGAGGACTTGTTCCGGCTGATTGTAAGGCCAAACAAGACTCTGGTGACGGAAAGCACGTATTACGCCAAGGCGGAGAAGTGGAGGAGCAGGTGGCCCGAGCTCACCGTTCTTCCGTGGCGGACCTAGCCGTTGCTTCCGGCTTCTTGCCATACCCGCGTTGTAGTAATCCAGAATTTGCCGCAGATCCTCTCTTTTATCGTCCACATTCATCCCCCCTTTGATATAAAGCGGAGTATATCTTGTGTTACCTGTTCTTGGATATAATCTATTTTTAAAGCTGTAAAGTTGTCCAAAAGGTGGTAAACTGTCTTCAACTTTAAGCGAGATTGCAGAGCTCAGCGCATGCACCGAAAGCGAAAATGAGCCACCCGAACAAGGAGGGGAAGACGGGATGGAATGGTTAGAAATGAGACAGCTGTTTCCCAACCAGTATGTTTTGTTTTCCGTCCTTG encodes:
- a CDS encoding GNAT family N-acetyltransferase, with the translated sequence MSGSVRLAEYEDKFKESLLAFFLPKEQEEFTGMPADTLEPALRDVNRHPTVILDGDTAVGFFVLHGWDGIADVYRGGSRAMLFRAFLIDYASQGKGYATAALRLLPSFVSTVYPGTDEVVLSVNEENSSALRLYMTAGFQDNGLRRMGPKGPQKILQYPLVGADNVVHARRSHGEE
- a CDS encoding nucleotidyltransferase family protein — encoded protein: MIETQELRDRLTGIFEESGWLGELFERAGSLAPHHPYYIGAGCLVQTVWNELTGRPPLYGISDIDIVYFDSTDLSYEAENKVVERGKRLFAKLPFPVDIKNQARVHLWYPERFGVGLTPYVSLEAAIDSWPTTATSLGVRKEADGIWRIYAPFGLEDLFRLIVRPNKTLVTESTYYAKAEKWRSRWPELTVLPWRT
- a CDS encoding B12-binding domain-containing radical SAM protein produces the protein MKVVLATLNAKYIHTSLAIRLLKAYSQHEFDIRLSEYTIKDPVMNIASDLFGQAPDVIGFSCYIWNIEETVKLIGILKKIMPDVSIVLGGPEVSYEPLYWMNREPGIDFIVCGDGEETFHHLLQELRDGRKFHFVYGAAYRKGEEVIVNPPRPKSDLNTLPTPHRFPEDLQDLGKRITYFETSRGCPFNCQFCLSSIEVGVRYYDIERVKADLLYLIKNGAKTIKFLDRTFNINREYALEMFRFLIDNHGGCVFQFEITADIMRPEVLDFLANHAPPGIFRFEIGVQSTNDETNELVKRRQNFAKLSRTVLKIKESGNIDQHLDLIAGLPMEDYATFRKTFNDVFAMEPEELQLGFLKMLRGTGLRAQAAKYDYVYMEHAPYEILSSHVMPFSDIVRLKRLEDVLEKYWNSHRIDHTVKYLFRHIFASPFDFFQEFGDYWEARGWQKIGHQLEDLFTRLNEFLLERGTPEMEVITGLMKLDYFLGHKYKPRKVWWEPVLGKNEWGRYLREIAERPQLLDDPWTLAAVSGETAENLAAGAPAGEMPTAGINERELQKYAALEILPFSLTRVLSSSSGLRAGASGAEGTGSPDTGTPPQDGESTLLLVLYQQDESQKPRVYDLPVQRVLQ